A genomic stretch from Dama dama isolate Ldn47 chromosome 10, ASM3311817v1, whole genome shotgun sequence includes:
- the LOC133063656 gene encoding apoptosis-associated speck-like protein containing a CARD, whose amino-acid sequence MGCTRDAILDALENLTADEFKKFKMKLLSVPLREGFGRIPRGTLLPLDAVDLTDKLVSYYLEAYGAELTALVLRDMGMQEVAEQLQEAMSKGPRNVPAEVRAPLQKTAKPGLHFVDQHRAALIARVTVVDGVLDALYGKILTEDQYQAVRAERTSSDKMRKLFSFAPAWNLACKDLLLQALRDNHPYLVDDLEQS is encoded by the exons ATGGGGTGCACGCGCGATGCCATCCTGGATGCGCTAGAGAACCTGACCGCAGACGAGTTCAAAAAGTTCAAGATGAAGCTGCTTTCAGTGCCGCTGCGGGAAGGCTTTGGACGCATCCCCCGGGGGACCCTGCTGCCCCTGGACGCCGTGGACCTCACCGACAAGCTCGTCAGTTACTACCTGGAGGCTTACGGCGCCGAACTTACGGCGCTTGTGCTTCGCGACATGGGCATGCAGGAGGTGGCAGAGCAGCTGCAGGAGGCCATGAGCAAGG GCCCTAGAAACGTGCCAGCTGAGGTCAGGGCCCCTCTCCAGAAGACAGCCAAGCCAG GACTACACTTTGTGGACCAGCATCGGGCAGCCCTCATTGCACGGGTCACAGTCGTGGATGGGGTGCTGGATGCCCTGTACGGGAAGATCCTGACAGAGGATCAGTACCAGGCAGTGCGGGCGGAGCGCACCAGTTCGGACAAGATGAGGAAGCTCTTCAGCTTTGCTCCAGCCTGGAACCTGGCCTGCAAGGATCTGCTCCTCCAGGCCCTGAGGGACAACCACCCCTACCTGGTGGACGACCTGGAGCAGAGCTAA